The Scomber japonicus isolate fScoJap1 chromosome 8, fScoJap1.pri, whole genome shotgun sequence genome has a segment encoding these proteins:
- the aga gene encoding N(4)-(beta-N-acetylglucosaminyl)-L-asparaginase has translation MCYQGKMYTSLLIYTLLLPLGHASLPLVINTWPFKNATAAAWSVLQAGGSVLDAVEKGCARCEIEQCDGSVGYGGSPDESGETTLDAMIMNGNTMEVGAVADLRRIKNAIGVARAVMERTDQTLLVGESASLFAENMGFMAEDLTTNKSLNIFSQWLKANCQPNYRKNVFPDPSKSCGPYKPRATLEQNKRARHVNMRSHDTIGMIALDKTGHVAAGTSTNGLTHKVPGRVGDSPIVGAGAYADSSAGGAAATGDGDIMMRFLPSYLAVELMRTGADPSAACKTAISRIKRHYSEFFGAIICANTTGHYGAACNKVDGFSQFHFMVSNPESDTPLLKSVDCF, from the exons ATGTGTTATCAGGGCAAAATGTATACATCGCTCTTGATTTACACTCTTCTGTTGCCTCTTGGACATGCGTCGTTACCTCTCGTTATCAATACGTGGCCATTCAAGAATGCAACAGCTGCAG CATGGAGTGTCCTGCAGGCTGGTGGCTCAGTGTTGGATGCAGTGGAGAAGGGATGTGCCCGCTGTGAAATAGAGCAGTGTGATGGCAGTGTAGGCTATGGCGGGAGCCCAGATGAGTCTGGAGAGACCACACTGGATGCCATGATCATGAATGG TAATACAATGGAGGTGGGTGCTGTTGCAGACCTGAGAAGAATCAAGAATGCCATTGGAGTAGCGAGAGCTGTGATGGAGCGCACCGATCAAACACTGCTGGTGGGAGAGTCAG CGTCTTTGTTTGCTGAAAACATGGGCTTCATGGCAGAAGACCTGACTACCAACAAATCTCTGAATATTTTCTCACAGTGGCTGAAGGCTAACTGCCAACCTAATTATCGAAAG AATGTGTTTCCAGATCCTTCCAAATCATGTGGACCCTACAAGCCTAGGGCAACGCTGGAACAGAACAAAAGGGCACGGCATGTTAATATGCGCTCTCATGACACCATAG GCATGATTGCTCTTGATAAAACTGGTCATGTAGCTGCTGGCACATCAACCAACGGGCTGACTCACAAAGTTCCAGG TCGTGTTGGGGACTCTCCTATTGTCGGAGCAGGGGCCTATGCAGACAGCTCAGCTGGTGGTGCTGCCGCTACTGGAGATGGTGACATCATGATGCGCTTCCTACCAAG TTACTTGGCTGTGGAGCTGATGAGGACTGGGGCAGATCCCTCAGCAGCCTGTAAGACGGCCATTTCCAGAATCAAGAGGCATTACTCCGAGTTCTTTGGGGCGATCATCTGCGCTAACACAACAGGCCATTATG GTGCGGCTTGTAACAAAGTCGATGGCTTCTCCCAGTTCCACTTCATGGTGTCAAACCCAGAGTCAGACACTCCACTCCTGAAATCTGTGGACTGCTTTTAA